From the genome of Saccopteryx bilineata isolate mSacBil1 chromosome 6, mSacBil1_pri_phased_curated, whole genome shotgun sequence, one region includes:
- the ZIC2 gene encoding zinc finger protein ZIC 2: MLLDAGPQFPAIGVGSFARHHHHSAAAAAAAAAEMQDRELSLAAAQNGFVDSAAAHMGAFKLNPGAHELSPGQSSAFTSQGPGAYPGSAAAAAAAAALGPHAAHVGSYSGPPFNSTRDFLFRSRGFGDSAPGGGQHGLFGPGAGGLHHAHSDAQGHLLFPGLPEQHGPHGSQNVLNGQMRLGLPGEVFGRSEQYRQVASPRTDPYSAAQLHNQYGPMNMNMGMNMAAAAAHHHHHHHHPGAFFRYMRQQCIKQELICKWIDPEQLSNPKKSCNKTFSTMHELVTHVSVEHVGGPEQSNHVCFWEECPREGKPFKAKYKLVNHIRVHTGEKPFPCPFPGCGKVFARSENLKIHKRTHTGEKPFQCEFEGCDRRFANSSDRKKHMHVHTSDKPYLCKMCDKSYTHPSSLRKHMKVHESSPQGSESSPAASSGYESSTPPGLVSPSAEPPSSSNLSPAAAAAAAAAAAVSAVHRGAGAGGGGAGGGAGGGSGGGAGGGGGGSSGGGGGTAGGHSGLSSNFNEWYV; encoded by the exons ATGCTCCTGGACGCGGGGCCACAGTTCCCGGCCATCGGGGTGGGCAGCTTCGCGCGCCACCATCACCACTCGGCTGCTGCTGCGGCGGCGGCAGCCGCAGAAATGCAGGACCGGGAACTGAGCCTGGCGGCGGCACAGAACGGCTTCGTGGACTCGGCGGCCGCGCACATGGGCGCCTTCAAGCTCAACCCGGGCGCGCATGAGCTGTCGCCGGGCCAGAGCTCGGCGTTCACGTCTCAGGGCCCCGGCGCCTACCCCGGCTCCGCTGCGGCTGCAGCCGCTGCTGCGGCACTCGGGCCCCACGCCGCTCACGTCGGCTCGTACTCTGGGCCGCCCTTCAACTCCACCCGGGACTTTCTGTTTCGCAGCCGCGGCTTCGGGGACTCGGCGCCCGGCGGCGGGCAGCACGGGCTGTTCGGGCCGGGAGCTGGCGGCCTGCACCACGCACACTCGGACGCGCAAGGCCACCTCCTCTTCCCCGGGCTCCCGGAGCAGCATGGGCCTCACGGCTCACAGAATGTGCTCAACGGGCAGATGCGCCTCGGGTTGCCGGGCGAGGTGTTCGGGAGGTCGGAGCAGTATCGCCAGGTGGCCAGCCCGAGGACCGACCCCTACTCCGCAGCGCAGCTCCACAACCAGTACGGCCCCATGAATATGAACATGGGTATGAACATGGCAGCGGCCgcggcccaccaccaccaccaccaccatcaccctggTGCCTTTTTCCGCTACATGCGCCAGCAGTGCATCAAGCAGGAGCTCATCTGCAAGTGGATAGACCCCGAACAGCTGAGCAATCCCAAGAAGAGCTGCAACAAAACTTTCAGCACCATGCATGAGTTGGTGACCCACGTCTCGGTGGAGCACGTCGGCGGCCCGGAACAGAGCAACCACGTCTGCTTCTGGGAGGAGTGTCCGCGCGAGGGCAAGCCCTTCAAGGCCAAATACAAACTGGTCAACCACATCCGCGTGCACACGGGCGAGAaacccttcccctgccccttccccggCTGCGGCAAGGTCTTCGCGCGCTCCGAAAACCTCAAGATCCACAAAAGGACCCACACAG GGGAAAAGCCGTTCCAGTGTGAGTTTGAGGGCTGCGACCGGCGCTTCGCCAACAGCAGCGACAGGAAGAAGCACATGCACGTCCACACCTCCGATAAGCCCTATCTGTGCAAGATGTGCGACAAGTCCTACACGCACCCCAGCTCTCTGCGGAAACACATGAAG GTCCATGAGTCCTCCCCGCAGGGCTCCGAGTCCTCCCCGGCCGCCAGCTCCGGCTACGAGTCCTCCACGCCCCCGGGGCTGGTGTCGCCCAGCGCCGAGCCCCCGAGCAGCTCCAACCTCTCGCCCGCGGCAGCGGctgcggcagcggcggcggcggcggtgtcCGCGGTGCACCGGGGCGCaggggcgggcggcggcggcgcgggcggcGGCGCGGGCGGCGGCTCTGGCGGCGGGGcgggcggcgggggcggcggcaGCTCCGGCGGGGGCGGCGGGACGGCCGGGGGCCACAGTGGCCTGTCCTCCAACTTCAATGAATGGTACGTGTAA
- the ZIC5 gene encoding zinc finger protein ZIC 5 — protein MEPPLSKRNPPALRLVDLATAQARPLQNMTGFQALASPPAHSQLRTIATHLNPRDLTADPGVAITLLGPEHMAQTSALGLSPPSQVLSAQPEAPAAAARAATSVAHPGAGTYPGGGGGSSSNELPSAPPPSAPPLPPSPSPPSPPPPPPPPPPPPALSGYSTTNSGGGGSSDKGHSRDFVLRRDLSATAPAAAMHGAPLGGEQRSGTGSPQHPAPPPHSASMFISASGTYAGPDGSGGGGSALFPALHDMPGTPGGHPHPLNGQMRLGLAAAAAAAAAELYGRAEPPFAPRSGDAHYGAVAAAAAAALHSYGAVNLNLNLAAAAAAAAAAGPGPHLQQHHAPPPAPPPVPAQHPHQHHPHLPGAAGTFLRYMRQPIKQELICKWIDPEELARPPQPQPPPPPAGGAKPCSKTFGTMHELVNHVTVEHVGGPEQSSHICFWEDCPREGKPFKAKYKLINHIRVHTGEKPFPCPFPGCGKVFARSENLKIHKRTHTGEKPFKCEFDGCDRKFANSSDRKKHSHVHTSDKPYYCKIRGCDKSYTHPSSLRKHMKIHCKSPPPSPGALGYSSVGTPVGAPLSPVLDPTRSHSRTLSPQVTNLNEWYVCQASGASSHLHTPSSNGTTSESEDEEIYGNSEVVRTIH, from the exons ATGGAGCCCCCTTTGAGCAAGAGGAACCCGCCAGCGCTGAGATTAGTGGATTTGGCAACCGCTCAGGCCAGGCCTCTTCAGAATATGACAGGCTTCCAGGCGCTGGCTAGCCCGCCCGCCCACTCCCAACTTCGCACCATAGCCACGCACCTCAACCCTCGGGACCTGACCGCTGATCCCGGCGTGGCCATCACTCTGCTCGGACCCGAGCACATGGCCCAGACGAGCGCACTCGGCCTCAGCCCTCCCTCCCAGGTGCTCTCGGCACAGCCTGAGGCTCCCGCAGCCGCTGCTCGCGCTGCAACCTCGGTCGCGCACCCCGGAGCCGGCACCTATCCTGGTGGCgggggcggcagcagcagcaacgAGTTGCCCTCCGCGCCACCTCCCtcagcccctcctcttcctccctccccttcacccccttcccctccccctccccctccccctcctcctcctcctcctgccctctcgGGCTACAGTACCACCAAcagtggcggcggcggcagcagcgacAAAGGCCACAGCAGGGACTTCGTCCTCCGGAGGGACCTTTCCGCCACGGCTCCCGCGGCGGCCATGCACGGGGCCCCGCTCGGAGGGGAGCAGCGGTCCGGTACCGGCTCCCCCCAGCACCCGGCCCCGCCTCCCCACTCGGCCAGCATGTTCATCTCTGCCAGCGGCACCTACGCAGGCCCGGACGGCAGCGGCGGCGGGGGTTCGGCGCTCTTCCCCGCGCTGCACGACATGCCGGGAACTCCCGGCGGCCACCCGCACCCGCTCAACGGTCAGATGCGCTTGGGGTtggcggcagcggcggcagccGCAGCTGCTGAGTTGTACGGCCGCGCGGAGCCGCCCTTCGCGCCACGCTCCGGGGATGCACACTACGGTGCGGTGGCGGCGGCTGCAGCCGCCGCCCTGCACAGCTACGGAGCGGTAAACTTAAACCTGAACCTGGCGGCGGCAGCTGCTGCCGCCGCGGCTGCTGGGCCGGGACCCCACCTGCAGCAGCACCACGCACCGCCCCCGGCGCCGCCGCCAGTGCCCGCGCAACACCCGCACCAGCACCACCCCCACCTTCCAGGGGCAGCCGGGACCTTCCTGCGCTACATGCGGCAGCCAATCAAGCAGGAGCTCATCTGCAAGTGGATCGACCCGGAGGAGCTGGCTCGGCCGCCGCAGCCGCAGCCGCCACCGCCCCCGGCCGGCGGCGCCAAGCCCTGCTCCAAAACTTTCGGCACTATGCACGAGCTGGTCAACCACGTCACGGTGGAGCACGTGGGCGGCCCCGAGCAAAGcagccacatctgcttctggGAGGATTGTCCGCGCGAGGGCAAGCCCTTCAAGGCCAAATACAAGCTCATCAACCATATCCGCGTGCACACGGGCGAGAAGCCTTTTCCTTGCCCCTTTCCTGGCTGTGGCAAGGTTTTCGCGCGCTCTGAGAACCTCAAGATCCACAAGCGCACTCATACAG GGGAAAAGCCTTTCAAATGTGAATTTGATGGCTGTGACAGGAAGTTTGCCAATAGCAGTGATAGAAAGAAACATTCCCATGTCCACACCAGCGACAAGCCCTACTACTGCAAGATTCGAGGCTGTGACAAATCTTATACTCACCCGAGCTCACTGAGGAAGCACATGAAGATTCATTGCAAGTCCCCACCGCCTTCTCCAGGAGCCCTTGGTTACTCATCAGTGGGGACGCCAGTGGGTGCACCCTTGTCCCCTGTGCTGGACCCAACCAGGAGTCACTCTAGGACTCTATCCCCTCAGGTGACCAACCTTAACGAGTGGTATGTTTGCCAGGCCAGTGGGGCCTCCAGCCACCTCCACACACCATCCAGCAATGGAACAACTTCTGAGTCTGAAGATGAGGAGATATATGGGAACTCGGAAGTTGTGCGGACAATACATTAG